Proteins encoded by one window of Acidipropionibacterium virtanenii:
- a CDS encoding carbohydrate ABC transporter permease: MSEAGARGAMSAPRPGSASPKGRRRRGSPTSVGAWPLAFIGLLMLGVAVFYYWPIVKNIIISFQQTNAFGGDPEFVGVDNYKALFADPSLMSSIGNTLLYTVIVLLGIPLSVAIASMIELPGLRWKSLYRTLFFMPYLAMPMAIGQVWKIVYNGNFGILNQVLRALGVSDPPYWIVTPGFAIVAVSIFGLWSSIGFNVIILSSGLKGISRELYEAASIDGATGVKQFRWITVPLLTPSIFFLTIMTTIGGFQLFDVLFAMIGNGNPAESRTRSLVTLFYKQAFVNSDQGTGAAIAIVILVFVAIVTVIQFIGQKKWVNYV; encoded by the coding sequence ATGTCTGAAGCTGGTGCGCGGGGCGCAATGAGCGCCCCACGCCCCGGCTCCGCCAGCCCGAAGGGCCGGCGCCGCCGGGGTTCCCCCACAAGCGTCGGCGCCTGGCCGCTCGCCTTCATCGGCCTGCTCATGTTGGGTGTGGCGGTCTTCTACTACTGGCCCATCGTCAAGAACATTATTATCTCCTTCCAGCAGACCAATGCCTTCGGCGGAGATCCGGAATTCGTCGGCGTCGACAACTACAAGGCGCTGTTCGCCGATCCGTCCCTCATGTCATCCATCGGGAACACCCTGCTCTACACAGTGATAGTGCTCCTCGGCATCCCGCTGTCAGTGGCGATCGCCTCTATGATCGAGCTGCCGGGCCTGAGGTGGAAGAGCCTGTACCGGACGCTGTTCTTCATGCCGTACCTGGCCATGCCGATGGCCATTGGGCAGGTCTGGAAGATCGTATACAACGGCAATTTCGGAATTCTCAACCAAGTCCTCAGGGCTCTTGGTGTGAGCGATCCCCCGTACTGGATTGTGACCCCCGGATTCGCGATCGTCGCCGTGTCGATCTTCGGCCTTTGGAGTTCGATCGGGTTCAATGTCATCATCCTGTCCAGCGGGCTCAAGGGGATCTCGCGGGAACTCTACGAGGCCGCCTCCATCGACGGGGCCACTGGCGTCAAGCAGTTCCGCTGGATCACCGTCCCGCTGCTCACGCCGTCGATCTTCTTCCTCACCATCATGACGACCATCGGGGGCTTCCAGCTGTTCGACGTTCTCTTCGCCATGATCGGCAACGGGAATCCGGCCGAGTCCAGGACACGGTCGCTGGTCACCCTGTTCTACAAGCAGGCCTTCGTCAACAGTGACCAGGGAACCGGTGCAGCCATCGCTATCGTCATTCTTGTGTTCGTCGCCATCGTGACGGTGATCCAGTTCATCGGTCAGAAGAAGTGGGTGAACTATGTCTGA
- a CDS encoding ABC transporter substrate-binding protein: MKRRSFLTGAAALAAMAVAGCGSKESGGSSSAAQKIDANTEAELTLAYWSKTQTATVTENIKSFNKKYPKIKVTTNLTGWDNYFNKLRTQAKGNELPDVFWMNGPNLQLFASNDMLEPLDAITSLGISWSKYPKALVDLYSYDGKHYGIPKDYDTIGVFYNKALFKQAGVEVPKAGWTWDDFHEKAKKISAWGKSKGIWGCASPINIDAQSTYYNTILQAGGYIVKGKKSGYDDPKSIEGLQCWADWVKDGSVASPKIVTDTNPEDMFKAGKTAMTWDGSWYAGDLATTIKGHEDDYGVIALPKKEKEVCVIHGLSWSVSKNSKNKAAAFALAAHMAGEQSQKVEAKNGTAIPAYSGAADAWVKTFPKWDVQVFVDAATTHSEPYPVSLNSDVWASKEPDYFIPIFSGATPAKSGAKQMADFMNAALAKEK; this comes from the coding sequence ATGAAGAGGCGTAGTTTCCTCACCGGAGCGGCGGCCCTCGCCGCGATGGCCGTGGCCGGATGCGGCTCGAAGGAGAGCGGCGGGAGTTCCTCCGCGGCGCAGAAGATCGATGCGAACACCGAGGCCGAGCTCACATTGGCCTACTGGAGCAAGACCCAGACGGCGACCGTCACCGAGAACATCAAGAGCTTCAACAAGAAGTATCCGAAGATCAAGGTCACAACGAATCTGACCGGCTGGGACAACTACTTCAACAAGCTGCGGACCCAGGCCAAGGGCAATGAGCTTCCTGATGTGTTCTGGATGAACGGTCCAAATCTTCAGCTCTTCGCCTCCAACGACATGCTGGAGCCTCTCGATGCTATTACCTCTTTGGGTATTTCCTGGAGCAAATATCCCAAGGCGCTCGTCGATCTGTACAGCTACGACGGGAAGCACTACGGCATCCCGAAGGACTACGACACCATCGGCGTCTTCTACAACAAGGCACTATTCAAGCAGGCCGGCGTCGAGGTGCCCAAGGCCGGCTGGACATGGGACGACTTCCACGAGAAGGCCAAGAAGATCTCCGCCTGGGGCAAGTCCAAAGGGATCTGGGGATGCGCGTCTCCAATCAATATCGACGCACAGTCCACCTACTACAACACCATCCTCCAGGCCGGCGGATACATCGTCAAGGGCAAGAAGTCCGGTTACGACGACCCGAAGTCCATCGAGGGTCTGCAGTGCTGGGCCGACTGGGTGAAGGACGGTTCGGTGGCCTCTCCCAAGATCGTCACCGACACCAATCCCGAGGACATGTTCAAGGCCGGCAAGACCGCCATGACGTGGGATGGAAGCTGGTACGCCGGCGATCTGGCGACCACCATCAAGGGCCACGAAGACGACTACGGCGTCATCGCTCTGCCTAAGAAGGAGAAGGAGGTCTGCGTGATCCACGGACTGTCCTGGTCGGTGTCGAAGAACTCGAAGAACAAGGCTGCTGCCTTCGCCCTCGCCGCCCATATGGCCGGTGAGCAGTCGCAGAAGGTCGAGGCCAAGAACGGCACTGCCATTCCCGCTTACTCCGGTGCTGCCGATGCGTGGGTCAAGACCTTCCCGAAGTGGGACGTCCAGGTATTCGTCGATGCGGCGACCACTCACTCCGAGCCCTACCCCGTCAGCCTCAACTCCGACGTGTGGGCATCCAAGGAGCCTGATTACTTCATCCCGATCTTCTCCGGGGCAACGCCCGCGAAGTCTGGCGCGAAGCAGATGGCTGACTTCATGAACGCAGCGCTGGCCAAGGAGAAGTGA
- a CDS encoding ROK family protein — MVSSDQEAKRVRADVVLAELRHTSPATIRDLVASTGFSRPTVISLLGALESHAVIRQSENGAGNVVGRPAASWEIDRSAGIVVAADVLVSSVLLVVASTHGEILSTRTLALRSQQREARLTEVCEMIADAAGRWTSERGQLRQIGISTTGVIDGDGVIQRSDLVPQWNGLPLAAEISSRLGVPVIVDNDINMAAFGEFSARRQSGTLAPDADLLMVQMTRGFNTGLVLGGRIHHGRQWNAGEVSDILGQPLDKFDSPTDEWVESAAVAIGSVAAVIDPDLIVVSGPTPASLLAIRRVVARLISNRPVGAPPLPAQVSGLGWAASVSGALGAALQTAAGSLLGIPDPRPVPVHHFDLVTAELEKGPHSTMTTTVPSQLRTDTLRVGVVGVGARAILALNAELEENNGAITAVAEPHHLARERVSERLHKNPDEVSISPDVAGLIRAGVDVAFVTSPDDTHADATCALLEAGIPVYLEKPLAITMESATRVLTTAYETGTKLYVGHNMRHMNVVRSMRDLIRTGRIGEVKAIWCRHFVGNGGDYYFKDWHATREHGTGLLLQKAAHDIDVMHWFADSHTTDVVAMGGQTVYNQIADRHDNTDDLMVDWFSHDNWPPLSQKRLNPVIDVEDISMMLMKMESGVFASYEQCHYTPDYWRNYTVIGTEGRIENFGDGEGGLIRLWNHRTEYSADGDEQFPILGDANGHGDADVLTVSEFIRFVRSGARTDTSPLGAWYAVAAGIEATDSLRHGSTPRQIPSLPGEIVTYFLNNQVK, encoded by the coding sequence ATGGTCAGCAGCGATCAGGAGGCGAAGCGCGTCAGGGCCGACGTCGTCCTCGCCGAGCTGCGCCACACCAGTCCTGCCACCATCCGCGATCTCGTGGCATCGACCGGGTTCTCCCGTCCCACCGTCATCTCCCTGCTGGGAGCACTGGAGTCCCACGCCGTCATCCGCCAGTCGGAGAACGGCGCCGGAAACGTGGTGGGCCGTCCGGCGGCCAGCTGGGAGATCGACCGCTCGGCGGGCATCGTGGTCGCCGCCGACGTCCTGGTGAGTTCGGTACTCCTCGTCGTCGCATCGACCCATGGCGAGATCCTGTCGACCCGGACTCTGGCCCTGCGCTCCCAGCAGCGCGAGGCACGGCTCACCGAGGTCTGCGAGATGATCGCCGACGCCGCGGGCCGTTGGACCTCTGAGCGCGGTCAGCTGCGTCAGATCGGGATCTCCACCACCGGCGTCATCGACGGTGACGGCGTCATCCAGCGCAGCGATCTGGTCCCGCAGTGGAACGGCCTGCCGCTGGCCGCAGAGATCTCCTCGCGCCTCGGCGTCCCCGTCATCGTCGACAATGACATCAACATGGCCGCCTTCGGCGAGTTCTCCGCACGGCGCCAGTCCGGCACCCTCGCCCCTGACGCCGATCTGCTCATGGTGCAGATGACCCGCGGCTTCAACACCGGCCTGGTGCTGGGCGGACGAATCCACCACGGACGCCAGTGGAACGCCGGCGAGGTGAGCGACATCCTCGGCCAGCCGCTCGACAAGTTCGACAGCCCCACCGACGAGTGGGTCGAGAGCGCCGCCGTCGCCATCGGCTCGGTGGCCGCCGTCATCGACCCCGATCTCATCGTCGTCTCCGGTCCCACCCCGGCCTCCCTGCTGGCCATCCGCCGGGTCGTCGCGCGGCTCATCAGCAACCGACCCGTCGGCGCCCCGCCCCTTCCGGCCCAGGTCTCCGGGCTCGGCTGGGCGGCCTCTGTGTCGGGAGCCCTGGGCGCCGCCCTCCAGACCGCGGCCGGGAGCCTGCTGGGCATCCCGGACCCCCGGCCGGTGCCCGTCCACCACTTCGACCTCGTCACAGCAGAACTTGAGAAAGGACCCCATTCCACAATGACGACGACAGTTCCCTCGCAACTCCGCACCGACACCCTGAGAGTCGGGGTGGTCGGCGTCGGGGCGCGGGCGATCCTCGCTCTCAACGCAGAGCTCGAGGAGAACAACGGCGCCATCACCGCCGTGGCCGAGCCCCACCACCTGGCCCGCGAACGGGTCTCCGAACGGCTCCACAAGAACCCCGACGAGGTCTCCATCAGCCCCGACGTCGCGGGCCTCATCAGGGCCGGGGTCGACGTCGCCTTCGTCACCTCCCCCGACGACACCCACGCCGACGCCACCTGCGCCCTGCTGGAGGCCGGCATCCCGGTCTATCTGGAGAAGCCGCTGGCCATCACCATGGAGTCGGCCACCCGGGTCCTCACCACGGCGTACGAGACCGGCACGAAGCTCTACGTCGGCCACAACATGCGCCACATGAACGTCGTCCGCTCGATGCGGGATCTCATCCGCACCGGCAGGATCGGCGAGGTCAAGGCGATCTGGTGCCGGCACTTCGTCGGAAACGGAGGCGACTACTACTTCAAGGACTGGCACGCCACCCGGGAGCACGGCACCGGCCTGCTGCTCCAGAAGGCCGCCCACGACATCGACGTGATGCACTGGTTCGCGGACTCCCACACCACAGACGTCGTCGCGATGGGCGGCCAGACCGTCTACAACCAGATCGCCGACCGCCACGACAACACCGACGACCTCATGGTCGACTGGTTCTCCCACGACAACTGGCCCCCGCTGAGCCAGAAGAGACTCAACCCGGTCATCGACGTCGAGGACATCTCGATGATGCTCATGAAGATGGAGTCCGGCGTCTTCGCCTCCTACGAGCAGTGCCACTACACCCCCGACTACTGGCGCAACTACACCGTCATCGGCACCGAAGGCCGCATCGAGAACTTCGGCGACGGCGAGGGCGGCCTGATCCGGCTGTGGAACCACCGCACCGAGTACAGCGCCGATGGCGACGAGCAGTTCCCGATCCTCGGCGACGCCAATGGCCACGGGGACGCCGACGTGCTCACCGTCTCCGAGTTCATCCGGTTCGTGCGCAGCGGCGCCCGCACCGACACCTCCCCCCTGGGCGCCTGGTACGCGGTCGCGGCCGGCATCGAGGCCACCGATTCGCTGCGGCACGGTTCGACGCCGCGGCAGATCCCGTCACTGCCCGGCGAGATCGTCACATATTTCCTCAACAACCAGGTCAAGTGA
- a CDS encoding L-serine ammonia-lyase, giving the protein MAVSVFDIFKIGIGPSSSHTVGPMRAARVFADDLSSDPRYREVTRVRAELFGSLGSTGHGHGSEGAVLLGLEGEDPATVDTDAMKPREAAIRTSGRITLNAARPGDAMEIGFDADEDLILYRTRSLPFHPNGMTFTGWAGDDVVTERTFYSIGGGFVVEHGDDGHPAVVPDSTPVPFPFRTGTQLLEHCVDNRMSIPEAMMANEVSLRSEDPARAEERVREGLLHVWEVMHGCVERGCSRSGVLPGGLHVRRRAMKMHHDLERRERLAPGGPEPFGSLDWLTVWALAVNEENAAGGRIVTAPTNGAAGIVPATLHLVVKYLVGDTGPDSGTPGVDTGDDDAIIDFLLTAGAIGTIFQQSASISGAEVGCQGEVGVACSMAAAGLAQVMGGTVHQVCNAAEIGLEHHLGLTCDPVGGLVQIPCIERNAVGAIKALTAARLACAGDEQQVVSLDQVIRTMMQTGKDMKVKYKETARGGLAVNIVEC; this is encoded by the coding sequence GTGGCTGTGAGCGTCTTCGACATCTTCAAGATCGGCATCGGGCCGTCGAGTTCCCACACCGTGGGACCTATGCGGGCGGCCCGGGTCTTCGCCGACGATCTGTCGTCGGATCCCCGCTACCGGGAGGTGACCCGGGTGCGCGCAGAACTCTTCGGGTCGTTGGGATCGACCGGTCACGGTCACGGTTCGGAGGGGGCGGTGCTGCTCGGCCTGGAGGGCGAGGATCCTGCGACCGTGGACACCGATGCGATGAAGCCCCGGGAGGCGGCCATCCGCACCAGCGGACGCATCACCCTCAATGCCGCCCGCCCTGGAGATGCGATGGAGATCGGGTTCGACGCCGATGAGGACCTGATCCTGTACCGGACGCGATCCCTGCCCTTCCACCCCAATGGGATGACCTTCACCGGCTGGGCCGGGGACGACGTGGTGACTGAGCGGACCTTCTACTCGATCGGCGGCGGGTTCGTCGTGGAGCACGGCGATGACGGGCACCCGGCGGTGGTGCCGGATTCCACCCCGGTACCCTTCCCGTTCCGCACCGGGACGCAGTTGCTGGAGCACTGCGTCGACAACCGGATGAGCATCCCCGAGGCGATGATGGCCAATGAGGTGTCATTGCGGTCGGAGGATCCCGCCCGGGCCGAGGAGCGGGTGCGCGAAGGGCTGCTGCATGTCTGGGAGGTGATGCACGGTTGCGTGGAGCGGGGTTGCTCGCGCTCGGGAGTGCTGCCGGGAGGCCTGCATGTGAGGCGACGGGCGATGAAGATGCACCACGATCTGGAGCGCCGCGAGCGGCTGGCTCCGGGCGGACCCGAGCCGTTCGGGTCGTTGGACTGGTTGACGGTCTGGGCGCTGGCGGTCAATGAGGAGAATGCGGCCGGCGGACGGATCGTCACCGCGCCGACCAACGGTGCGGCGGGGATCGTCCCGGCGACCCTGCACCTGGTGGTGAAGTACCTGGTCGGGGACACCGGTCCGGACTCGGGCACACCGGGGGTGGACACTGGCGACGACGACGCCATCATCGACTTCCTGCTGACGGCGGGGGCGATCGGGACGATCTTCCAGCAGTCGGCGTCCATCTCGGGGGCCGAGGTGGGCTGTCAGGGGGAGGTAGGGGTGGCCTGTTCGATGGCCGCCGCCGGGCTGGCCCAGGTGATGGGCGGAACGGTGCATCAGGTGTGCAACGCCGCCGAGATCGGGCTGGAGCACCATCTCGGACTCACCTGCGATCCGGTGGGCGGTCTGGTGCAGATCCCCTGCATCGAGCGGAATGCGGTCGGGGCGATCAAGGCGTTGACGGCGGCCAGGCTGGCCTGCGCGGGGGACGAGCAGCAGGTCGTGAGCCTGGATCAGGTGATCCGCACGATGATGCAGACCGGCAAGGACATGAAGGTGAAGTACAAGGAGACCGCGCGCGGAGGCCTCGCCGTGAACATCGTCGAGTGCTAG
- a CDS encoding MBL fold metallo-hydrolase, with protein MKITHLGTGAAERIPALFCQDELCIHAREVGGKDVRTQAQALVDDTVLLDFGGDSYLHAIRYGLNLAQIPVLLVTHWHSDHFYGEDLAYRLPDYANNITATLDVYGTRTVGEFFDRALHLEETEETPRLRFHTVTGGDSFPILDGRFTIHVFEATHGHRDGDCVFYGIDDGDKALLYAHDTGPLTETCWQQIADAGVRYDYVSLDCTGGYTHNGMSIHMSLPRNAEVRERLMEMGLADSSTSFVANHFSHNCGSTHEQLVEHAAPMGFRVAFDGMSTEF; from the coding sequence TTGAAGATCACACATCTGGGCACCGGCGCCGCCGAGCGGATTCCGGCCCTGTTCTGCCAGGACGAGCTGTGCATCCATGCCCGCGAGGTCGGCGGCAAGGATGTCCGTACCCAGGCCCAGGCGCTGGTCGACGACACCGTGCTGCTGGATTTCGGCGGTGACTCATACCTTCACGCCATTCGGTATGGGCTGAATCTGGCACAGATCCCGGTCCTCCTCGTGACCCACTGGCACTCCGACCACTTCTACGGCGAGGACCTCGCCTACCGCCTCCCCGACTACGCCAACAACATCACCGCCACCCTCGACGTCTACGGCACCAGGACCGTCGGGGAGTTCTTCGATCGCGCGCTGCATCTGGAGGAGACGGAGGAGACCCCGAGGCTGCGGTTCCACACGGTCACCGGCGGCGATTCCTTCCCCATTCTCGACGGGAGGTTCACCATCCACGTCTTCGAGGCGACCCACGGGCATCGCGACGGCGACTGCGTCTTCTACGGGATCGACGACGGCGACAAGGCCCTGTTGTACGCCCATGACACCGGGCCGCTCACCGAGACGTGCTGGCAGCAGATCGCCGATGCCGGCGTGCGCTATGACTACGTGTCGCTGGACTGCACCGGCGGATATACCCACAACGGCATGTCAATCCACATGTCCCTGCCGCGCAACGCCGAGGTCCGGGAGCGTCTGATGGAGATGGGCCTGGCGGACTCCAGCACGAGTTTCGTGGCCAACCACTTCTCCCACAACTGCGGTTCGACCCATGAGCAGCTCGTCGAGCATGCGGCACCAATGGGGTTCCGTGTCGCCTTCGACGGCATGTCGACGGAGTTCTGA
- a CDS encoding HAD family hydrolase yields MAASPATTALEAAVDLLQRADAVLFDFNGTLSLDEEILEQAYESALSTLGQPAMGPGEYASLMGRSELDICRALLEVRDGSATSDQLLGHLTASYLEDCREHPPVPPSHRRLVEGLVARGTVCAVVTGTIRAMVEPVLADTGLTPVLGGVVSIEDIERGKPDPEGFLLARHLLGLTEEAVCVVVEDSRSGIAAASRAGMPSIAVNPGLPGASVTVPSLAALGQAWLDR; encoded by the coding sequence ATGGCCGCATCTCCCGCCACGACTGCGCTCGAGGCGGCCGTTGACCTGCTGCAGCGGGCGGACGCCGTGCTGTTCGATTTCAACGGCACGCTCAGCCTCGACGAGGAGATCCTCGAACAGGCTTATGAGTCTGCCCTGTCCACCCTGGGCCAGCCGGCGATGGGCCCCGGTGAGTACGCGAGCCTGATGGGCAGAAGCGAGCTCGACATCTGCCGGGCGCTGCTGGAGGTCCGCGATGGTTCAGCCACCTCGGACCAGCTGCTCGGTCACCTCACGGCGTCATATCTGGAGGACTGTCGGGAGCATCCTCCCGTGCCGCCGTCGCATCGGCGTCTGGTGGAGGGTCTGGTCGCCCGCGGCACCGTCTGCGCCGTCGTCACAGGGACGATCCGGGCGATGGTGGAACCGGTTCTCGCGGACACCGGCCTGACGCCGGTGCTGGGCGGTGTGGTGAGCATCGAAGACATCGAGCGCGGCAAGCCCGATCCGGAGGGTTTCCTGCTCGCGCGACATCTACTCGGCCTGACCGAGGAAGCGGTCTGCGTCGTCGTGGAGGACTCCCGCTCCGGCATCGCGGCGGCCTCGCGCGCCGGGATGCCCTCGATCGCGGTGAATCCCGGACTGCCGGGCGCCTCGGTCACTGTGCCTTCTCTCGCCGCCCTCGGCCAGGCGTGGTTGGATCGGTGA
- a CDS encoding MFS transporter, which produces MLIGFFMILIDTTIVSVANPSIQRGLSTSTTGVLWVTSSYLLAYAVPLLVTGRLGDRFGPRRVFLIGLVVFTLASLWCGLSNLLPGSGIANLIVARAVQGLGAAVMSPQPMAVLTRTFPRENRGGAMALWGATAGVGTLIGPILGGVLVDGLGWEWIFFVNVPIGIVGVILVARLVPTLELHTHRFDWPGVAISGVAMFLIVFSLQEGNSYHWNGWVWSGVAAGVVIMGLFLWWQAVNRHEPLLPLDLFRDRNFSLANVAIATVGFAVTSLFVPLIYYFQLVHGMRPTESALMTAPSSILGLVLAAPAGRLTDRVHPALLAGPGVLLMSGAMWLYSAMLSPTIDWWWLLIPSVVMGAGSAFVWGPISTTANRNLPLHQAGAGAGVYNATRQLGSVIGSAAIAALMADRITSGLSKASGGRAPSGAAASAGSGALPDFLKGAFTTAMSQTILLPAAAVLVGAICAFAFRKPGFMESGTGREPATDDTTTASH; this is translated from the coding sequence ATGCTCATCGGCTTCTTCATGATCCTCATCGACACCACCATCGTGTCGGTGGCCAACCCCTCCATCCAGCGCGGCCTGAGCACCTCCACCACCGGTGTGCTGTGGGTCACCAGCTCCTACCTTCTCGCCTACGCCGTCCCGCTGCTGGTCACCGGACGCCTGGGCGACCGCTTCGGACCGAGGCGGGTCTTCCTCATCGGCCTGGTCGTCTTCACCCTGGCCTCACTGTGGTGCGGCCTGTCGAACCTGCTGCCCGGAAGCGGGATCGCCAACCTCATCGTCGCGCGCGCCGTCCAGGGTCTGGGCGCCGCGGTGATGTCTCCTCAGCCGATGGCGGTGCTGACGCGCACCTTCCCGCGGGAGAACAGGGGCGGCGCCATGGCGCTCTGGGGCGCGACGGCCGGAGTGGGAACCCTGATCGGGCCCATCCTCGGCGGGGTGCTGGTGGACGGGCTCGGCTGGGAGTGGATCTTCTTCGTCAACGTACCGATCGGAATCGTGGGCGTCATCCTCGTGGCCCGGCTGGTACCGACCCTGGAACTCCACACCCACCGGTTCGACTGGCCCGGCGTGGCGATCTCAGGTGTCGCGATGTTCCTCATCGTCTTCAGTCTCCAGGAGGGGAACTCCTACCACTGGAACGGCTGGGTGTGGTCGGGAGTCGCGGCAGGCGTCGTCATCATGGGGCTGTTCCTGTGGTGGCAGGCCGTCAACCGCCATGAGCCGCTGCTGCCCCTGGATCTCTTCCGCGACCGCAACTTCTCCTTGGCCAATGTCGCCATCGCCACGGTGGGATTCGCCGTCACGTCGCTCTTCGTCCCCCTCATCTACTACTTCCAGCTGGTCCACGGCATGAGGCCGACAGAATCGGCGCTCATGACCGCGCCGTCGTCGATCCTCGGGCTCGTGCTCGCCGCACCCGCCGGCCGTCTCACAGACCGGGTCCACCCGGCGCTGCTCGCAGGCCCCGGCGTCCTTCTCATGTCGGGAGCCATGTGGCTGTACTCGGCGATGCTGTCGCCCACCATCGACTGGTGGTGGCTGCTCATCCCCTCGGTCGTGATGGGCGCCGGGAGCGCCTTCGTGTGGGGACCGATCTCCACCACCGCCAACCGCAATCTGCCCCTCCACCAGGCGGGTGCGGGAGCGGGCGTCTACAACGCCACCCGCCAGCTCGGATCGGTGATCGGTTCGGCTGCGATCGCGGCTCTGATGGCCGACCGCATCACCTCCGGACTCTCGAAGGCCTCCGGGGGCCGGGCTCCGAGCGGAGCGGCCGCATCGGCCGGCAGCGGCGCCCTGCCCGACTTCCTCAAGGGCGCATTCACGACGGCGATGTCCCAGACCATCCTGCTTCCCGCCGCTGCGGTCCTTGTCGGTGCGATCTGCGCCTTCGCGTTCCGCAAGCCCGGGTTCATGGAGTCCGGGACCGGACGGGAACCGGCGACAGATGACACCACAACCGCATCCCACTAG
- a CDS encoding ABC transporter ATP-binding protein, which translates to MATVQYKEATRVYPGTDRAAVSKLNLDIGDGEFMVLVGPSGCGKSTSLRMLAGLEEVNAGSIWIGDRDVTDLPPKDRDIAMVFQNYALYPHMSVADNMGFALKMQNVPKAERQQRVLEAAKLLGLEDFLTRKPKALSGGQRQRVAMGRAIVRNPQVFLMDEPLSNLDAKLRVQTRTQIAALQQRLGVTTVYVTHDQVEAMTMGDRVAVLRDGLLQQVDSPLTLYDAPKNLFVAGFIGSPSMNLLEGDVVDGGVKIGDYVVPVAREVLDKAPGESRLTIGVRPENFGVGEEGIGLNVATVEEMGSDAYLYGALEGSQVASLEDGEAHQIVARISTRRPPKRGDVVRLGVDPSLVHVFSQKSGDRIS; encoded by the coding sequence ATGGCAACTGTTCAGTACAAGGAGGCGACGCGCGTCTATCCGGGAACGGATCGCGCGGCCGTCAGCAAGCTCAATCTTGATATCGGCGACGGCGAGTTCATGGTGCTCGTCGGGCCCTCCGGCTGTGGCAAGTCCACCTCCCTTCGCATGCTGGCCGGCCTTGAAGAGGTCAACGCCGGAAGCATCTGGATCGGCGACCGCGACGTCACCGACCTGCCCCCCAAGGACCGTGACATCGCCATGGTCTTCCAGAACTACGCCCTGTACCCGCACATGAGCGTGGCGGACAACATGGGCTTCGCCCTGAAGATGCAGAACGTGCCGAAGGCCGAGCGTCAGCAGCGGGTCCTCGAGGCCGCCAAGCTGCTGGGCCTGGAGGACTTCCTCACCCGCAAGCCGAAGGCCCTCTCCGGTGGCCAGCGGCAGCGCGTCGCCATGGGCCGCGCCATCGTCCGCAATCCTCAGGTCTTCCTGATGGACGAGCCCCTGTCGAACCTGGACGCCAAGCTGCGTGTCCAGACCCGTACTCAGATCGCCGCCCTGCAGCAGCGTCTGGGAGTCACCACCGTCTACGTGACCCACGACCAGGTCGAGGCCATGACGATGGGCGACCGGGTGGCGGTGCTGCGCGACGGCCTGCTGCAGCAGGTCGACTCCCCGCTGACCCTCTACGATGCACCGAAGAATCTCTTCGTGGCCGGCTTCATCGGCTCCCCGTCGATGAACCTGCTCGAGGGCGACGTCGTCGACGGCGGCGTCAAGATCGGCGACTACGTCGTGCCTGTTGCCCGCGAGGTCCTGGACAAGGCCCCGGGCGAGTCCAGGCTGACCATCGGCGTGCGCCCCGAGAATTTCGGGGTGGGCGAGGAGGGCATCGGCCTCAACGTCGCGACCGTCGAGGAGATGGGCTCGGACGCCTACCTCTACGGCGCCCTGGAGGGCTCTCAGGTGGCCAGCCTCGAGGACGGGGAGGCGCACCAGATCGTGGCCCGCATCTCCACCCGTCGTCCTCCGAAGCGCGGCGATGTCGTTCGCCTCGGTGTGGATCCGAGCCTCGTCCACGTCTTCAGCCAGAAGAGCGGCGATCGGATCTCCTGA